A window of Diabrotica virgifera virgifera chromosome 9, PGI_DIABVI_V3a contains these coding sequences:
- the LOC114336192 gene encoding uncharacterized protein LOC114336192, translating into MDNNLGELQEHDVVITTRQTPQSHVSRGSASIRSRRSRQNRIRKRKACQIEKMRLDRKLYYIKKLEIETQKLEEMKRRNEAHEEANEILKTKNKILQEANAIMKTIKCKCNCNCTPNNSLGLPIII; encoded by the exons ATGGATAATAATTTAGGTG agTTGCAAGAGCATGATGTAGTAATTACCACCAGGCAAACACCACAGTCCCATGTTTCACGTGGTTCAGCCTCGATAAGGTCAAGACGATCTCGACAAAATAGAATAAGGAAAAGAAAAGCTTGCCAAATCGAAAAAATGAGATTAGATAGGAAATTGTATTACATTAAGAAGTTAGAAATTGAAACACAGAAACTGGAGGAAATGAAGAGAAGAAACGAGGCACATGAGGAAGCGAATGAAATTTTGAAAACCAAGAACAAGATATTGCAGGAAGCGAATGCAATTATGAAAACGATAAAGTGTAAATGTAACTGTAATTGTACCCCTAATAATAGCCTTGGTCTTCCAATTATAatataa